From the Haemophilus parainfluenzae genome, the window GATTAAACAAAGAACATTAAAACAAAGCATTAAAGTCACAGGTGTAGGCTTACATAGCGGTAAAAAAGTAACGTTAACGTTGCGTCCGGCTATGCCAAATACTGGTGTGATTTACTGCCGTACCGATCTTAATCCGCCAGTAACCTTCCCTGCGAATGCGGATTCAGTGCGCGATACAATGCTTTGTACTGCACTTGTGAATGAACAAGGTGTGCGTGTTTCAACCGTAGAACACTTAAACGCAGCATTAGCAGGTTTAGGTATCGATAATATTATTATTGAAGTTGATGCACCTGAAATTCCAATCATGGACGGTAGTGCAAGCCCATTCATTTACTTGCTTTTAGATGCAGGTATTGAAGAACAAAATGCACCGAAGAAATTTATTCGTATTAAGAAAAAGGTACGAGTAGAAGACGGTGACAAATGGGCAGAATTCAAACCTTATAATGGTTTCCGTTTAGATTTCACAATCGACTTTGATCATCCTGCGATTAGTAAAAATGTACGCAATTACGTGATGGATTTCTCAGCACAGGCATTCGTACATCAAATTAGTCGTGCAAGAACCTTTGGTTTCATGAAAGATATTGAGTATCTTCAATCTCAAGGTCTTGCATTAGGTGGTAGCCTAGATAATGCCATCGTATTAGATGATTACCGTATCTTAAATGAAGACGGATTACGCTTCAGAGATGAATTAGTACGTCATAAAATGCTTGATGCGATTGGCGATCTTTATATGTGTGGCTATAACATTATCGGTGATTTCAAAGCTTATAAATCTGGTCATGGCTTAAATAATAAGTTACTCCGTGCTGTACTTGCCGATCAGGAAGCGTGGGAATTTGTTACCTTTGAAGATAAGAAACAAGTTCCACAAGGTTATGTTGCACCTGCCCAGGTACTCATCTAACAATGTTTTGGTGAAAAGCTATACTTCTTTCGGGAGTATAGCTTTTTTATTTCCCATCTTGCTCTGTTATTTTTGTTTTCGGCGAAGGTAAAGAGCGGTCAAAAATAGAGATATTTTTATTATGAAAAAATTATTTACCGTGCTTCCTCTTGTGCTAGCAACTTCTGCTGCAATGGCATATGAACAAGATAAAACCTATCAATTTACCATATTGCACACAAATGATACGCACGGACATTTTTGGCCGAATGCAAGAGGCGAATATGGCTTTCCAGCACACAAAACAATTGTTAATCGCGTAAAAGCTGAAGTGGAGCAAAAAGGTGGCTCACTCGTTTTATTAAATGCAGGTGATTTTAATACTGGTGTACCTGAGTCAGATATGCAAACAGCAGAACCTGATATTAAAGCAATGAATGCAATGGGTTATGAAGCAACCGTATTAGGTAATCACGAGTTTGATAATCCATTACAAATTCTTGATATGCAAGAAAAATGGGCAAACTTCCCATTCTTATCTGCAAACGTGATTAATACTAAAACAGGTAAAACCTTAGTTAAGCCTTATACCATTTTAAATAAACAAGATCTTAAAATTGCCGTGGTGGGTTTAACCACAGAGGATACTGCAAAATTAGGTAACCCAGAATATCTTCACAATGTGAAGTTTGAAGACCCAACAACAGTAGCAAAAGCCACATTAAAAGAGCTAAATGAAAAAGTTAAGCCAGATGTAAAAATCGCTTTAACACATATGGGCTATTACTATGATGCGAAACATGGTTCAAATGCGCCGGGTGATGTGAGTCTTGCACGTAATTTAGATAAAGGCGCATTCGATATGATTATTGGTGGTCACAGCCATGATCCGATTTGCATGGATGATAAAGGTGTATGGATTAAAGATTATCAACCTACTCAACCATGTAAACCCGATTTCCAAAATGGTACTTGGATTATGCAAGCCTTTGAATGGGGTAAATATGTTGGTCGTGCAGACTTTGAGTTCAAAAATGGTGAATTAAAATTAGTGAATTATCAATTAATTCCAGTGAACTTGAAGAAAAAAGTGAAAAAAGAAGATGGCAAAACAGAATATGTGAATTATGCCGAAGAGATTCCACAAGATCCAGAAATGGAAAAACTTTTAAAATCTTACCAAGATAAAGGAGATGCTTTATTAAGCCAAAAAGTGGGGAAATTAAACGGTAAGTTAGAAGGTGATCGTACCATTATTCGTTTTGAACAAACTAACCTTGGTCACTTAATTGCAGAAGCACAACGCCAAAAAGCGAAAGCAGACATTGGTATCATGAACTCAGGTGGTATTCGTGATTCTATCCAAGAAGGTGATGTGACTTATAAAGACATTTTAAAAATTCATCCATTTGGTAATATTGTGAGCTATTTTGAATTAACCGGTAAAGAATTACTGGATTATTTAAATGTGGTGGCATTGAAAGAAGTGGATTCTGGTGCTTATGCACAATATTCAGGTATCAGCATGACAGTGAATCGTGCGGAGAAGAAAGTTGAAAATGTGAAAATTCAAGGCAAACCATTGGATTTAAATAAAACTTACCGTATTTCTGTACCAAGCTATAATGCAGCAGGTGGAGATGGTTATCCAGTCATGACAAAAAATCCAACTTTTGTTAACACAGGTTTTATTGATGCGGATGTTTTAAAAGAATTTTTTGAGAAAAATTCACCTATTAATGCTGAAAAATACATCCCTCATAATGAAGTAACCTTTAAGTAAGGAATGAAATGGCATTAGATTTATCAGAAATTCGTCAGCAAATTACGCAAATTGATCGCAGCTTGTTAAAGCTGCTGTCAGAGCGTCATCGCCTGGCATATGATGTAGTAAGAAGCAAAGAAGTGACGCAAAAAGCGTTACGCGATTTGGAGCGTGAGCAACAGCTCTTGCAAGAGCTTGTGCAATTTTCTGAAAGCCAAAATTATCAGCTTGAATCACAGTATATTACGTCAGTCTTCCAAAAGATTATTGAAGATTCTGTGTTAA encodes:
- the lpxC gene encoding UDP-3-O-acyl-N-acetylglucosamine deacetylase, producing MIKQRTLKQSIKVTGVGLHSGKKVTLTLRPAMPNTGVIYCRTDLNPPVTFPANADSVRDTMLCTALVNEQGVRVSTVEHLNAALAGLGIDNIIIEVDAPEIPIMDGSASPFIYLLLDAGIEEQNAPKKFIRIKKKVRVEDGDKWAEFKPYNGFRLDFTIDFDHPAISKNVRNYVMDFSAQAFVHQISRARTFGFMKDIEYLQSQGLALGGSLDNAIVLDDYRILNEDGLRFRDELVRHKMLDAIGDLYMCGYNIIGDFKAYKSGHGLNNKLLRAVLADQEAWEFVTFEDKKQVPQGYVAPAQVLI
- the ushA gene encoding bifunctional UDP-sugar hydrolase/5'-nucleotidase UshA, with amino-acid sequence MKKLFTVLPLVLATSAAMAYEQDKTYQFTILHTNDTHGHFWPNARGEYGFPAHKTIVNRVKAEVEQKGGSLVLLNAGDFNTGVPESDMQTAEPDIKAMNAMGYEATVLGNHEFDNPLQILDMQEKWANFPFLSANVINTKTGKTLVKPYTILNKQDLKIAVVGLTTEDTAKLGNPEYLHNVKFEDPTTVAKATLKELNEKVKPDVKIALTHMGYYYDAKHGSNAPGDVSLARNLDKGAFDMIIGGHSHDPICMDDKGVWIKDYQPTQPCKPDFQNGTWIMQAFEWGKYVGRADFEFKNGELKLVNYQLIPVNLKKKVKKEDGKTEYVNYAEEIPQDPEMEKLLKSYQDKGDALLSQKVGKLNGKLEGDRTIIRFEQTNLGHLIAEAQRQKAKADIGIMNSGGIRDSIQEGDVTYKDILKIHPFGNIVSYFELTGKELLDYLNVVALKEVDSGAYAQYSGISMTVNRAEKKVENVKIQGKPLDLNKTYRISVPSYNAAGGDGYPVMTKNPTFVNTGFIDADVLKEFFEKNSPINAEKYIPHNEVTFK